The genomic stretch AGCACGATCGCCATGGTGGCCGAAGCCGCCGAGAACCAGACCGTGTTCCACGTCGCCTGCGGGGCCACGTCGTGCTCGAATAACAGGAAGCGGTAGTTGCGCAGCGTCAGGTTATCCAGCGAGAAGCCACGCCCCCAGGCCTTCGCGAAGGAGGCCTGCAGCAGCACCGTCAGCGGCTTGATGACCGCCAGCAGCCCCACCAGCAGGCACCAGCCGAACAGCACCCAGCGCCAGGGACCGAGCTTCACCTGGCGGCGTTCCCCGCCCTTGCCGGTCTGCGAGACGAAGCCCTTGCGCGACAGCAGCAGCTTCTGCACGCCGATCATCGCCACCGTGATCAGCAGCAGCGGGATGGCATAGGCGGCCGCGACCTCAACCCGTACCGGGTCCTCGAAGAACTGCCAGAGCTGCGTGGTCACCACGTTGATGCGCGCCGGGATGCCGATGATGGCGGGCGTGCCGAACAGCGCGATGGTCTCGAGGAAGATCAGGATGAACCCACCCAGGATGGACGGCCAGACCAGCGGCAGCGTGACGCGCCGCATGGTGGTCCAGGTGCCGCCGCCCAGGATGTTCGCGGCGTCCTCCATCTCCGACGAGATCAGGTCGAGAGCCGACTTCACGAAGATGAACACCAGCGGGAAGGAATGCAGCGCGATGACGAAGGCCATGCCGGTGAAGGTGTAGACATTCACCAGCGGGTCGGTGGCGCCGGTCAGTGCGCGCCAGGTCACGTTGATCCAGCCGGAATTCGGCCCCGCCAGCAGGATCCAGCCGATCGCACCGAGGTACGGCGGCATGATGAAGGCCGCCAGCACCATCGCCCAGGTGAAGCCCTTGCCCGGCATATCTGTGCGCGATACGGCCCAGGCCATCGGCACCGCGATCACCGTGGAAATGGCGGCCGACAGGGCGCCGAGCATCAGCGAATTGCGCAGCGCGTCGATGTAGCGCTGCCGGCCATAGGCGGTGAGGTAGTTCTCGAAGGTGAATTCGCCGGTGTCCTGCATCTCGAAGGAGATGAGCAGCATCTTCACCAGCGGCGCGGCCACCAGCACCAGCAGCGCCGCGACCAGCGCGACCCACAACAGCATGACAGGTTCGAGCAGCCGGAAGCGCGCCGGCCGCGCCGATGCGCTCACGTCAGACGCCGAAGATCTCGCGCCATTGCTCGCGCACCTCCGGCACGCCGCGCTCGGCCTGCTCCAGCGTGGGCGCGAGCATCGTCACCTGGTCGAGCGGACGCGAGCCCTCCGGCGGCGGCACGTCGGGGCGGATGCTTTCGTTGAACAGCAGGCGAACGGCGGTGGACAGCGCCGGGCCGGTCTGGAATTCCTGGAACAGCTTCGCCGCGTTGGGGTGCGGCGCATTGGTCGGGATCGCCGACGGCGACAGCGCGGCGATGACGCCCTCGGTCGGGTAGATCAGCTTCAGCGGATTGCCGCGCGACGCCGCGAACAACGTGGACGCCGAGGGCACCGCCACGCCGACCGACCGCTCGCCCGCCGTCATCATGGTGACAGGGTCGATCGACGAACGCCCCACCTGCGGCTTGTTGCGTTCGAACCGGCGGAGGTAGTCGGGGCCGAACATGGTGCGCATCTGAAGCGCCCAGAGCCCGATCGCGCCGCTGAAGCCCGGATGCCCGACCGCGAGCTTGTCCTTCCACTTCGGATCCAGCACGTCGGTCCAGGATTTCGGCGCCTCGGCCTCCGACACCAGGTTGGTGTTGTGGCCCATCAGGTAGATGCCGAGGAAGGAGGACTGGAAGAAATTGTCCGGGTCGGGCGTGCGCAGGATGGGCAGCAGCCCATCAGCATTCACCGGGCGGAATCGCACCAGGCGGTTCTGCCGCTTCAGCTGGATGTAGTGCCCGCCATTGGTCGAGGAGAACACATCGCACTGCCCGACGCCGGCGCGGAAGTCCTGCGACAGCCGCTGGAAGGCCACCTGTGACGTGCTGCGCACCACGTTGCAGCGCACGCCCGGATAGCGTTCGTTGAAGGCGCGCCCGGCGGCCTCGGAGGCATCGGCGCTGTACTGGCCGGTGTACCAGGTGATCTCGCCCTCGCGCTTCGCGGCTTCATAGAGCTCGCGTTCCTGCGGGTGCATGGGCGCTTGCGCGTAGGCCTTGCTCGCTGCTGCGGACCACGCCGCGAGCGCGAGCATCTGTCGCCTGTCGATCAGGAACATCCGGCTTCCTCCCAACTGCGATGGTGCCGGCCGCCTTCGACGGTCGCGGCGGATACGCTACGGTCTTGGACGCTGAAACGTTGCCATCGCCCCCCGGAGATGTAAACCGGCATCAAGAATGAACGGAGGAAGCCATGTCATTGATCGACCGCATCGGCGTCGATGTCGGGCGCAAGCTGAAGCTTGAGGACGCGATCGACTGGGCCGCGCGCAACCAGGTACGCCACATCGATATCCAGCTCGACACCGGCGCCAACGCCGTGACGCTGTTCGATGATGCGCGCTGCCGCGACATCCGCGCGCGTGCGAAGGCGAATGGCGTGCATATCGCGCTGCACACGCTCTCGGCCGTGAACGTCGCCGAATACTCGCCCTTCCTGAGCGAGGCGGTCGACGCCTACCTGCGCGCCTATATCGAGGTCGCGCCGAAGCTCGATGCGCAGTGGATCGTGGTCCATGCCGGCTACCACTTCACCGCCGACGTGCCGATGCGCATGGAAGCCGGGCGCGACCGCCTTGCACGCATGGTCAAGCACGCCGAGCAGCACGGCGCGCTGCTGCTGCTCGAGAACCTCAACCGCGAACCCGACAATGCCGAGGTCCACTACCTCGCCTGCAGCATTGACGAATGGCGCTACTGCTACGACGCGATCCACTCGCCATCCTTCGCGCTGTCCTTCACCGCCAACCATGCGCATCTGCTGCCGCCGGGCGTGCAGGGCTTCGTCGATGCCGTCCCGCTGGATCGCGTGAAGGAGGTCCGCCTGGCCGATTGCTGGCGCAACGGCTTCGAGGAGCACCTGGTTCCCGGCCAGGGCGACTTCGACTTCGGCGCCATGTTCGCGCTGCTGGAATCGCGCGGCTATCGCGGCGCCTACACCAACGCCTTCGGCACGCTCGACGACATGCAGGCCGCCCGGGCGTACCTGGTCGACAAGGCGCGCGCCGCTGGTGTCGCGACCGGCTGACTACAGCCGGCCGACCAGGTCGCCGAAGCCCCAGATCAGCGTGCCTATGATCAGCAGCGCGAAGCCCGCCTTCTCCAGCACCTGCCGGTCGATATCCTTCTGCAGCTGCTTGAAGGACGCCAGGCGCGCGGTGCGCTCGGCACCATCCGCGCGTTCCATGTCGTGCAGCAGCGCCAGCAGGTCGTTGCGCGCGATCAGGATCTTGCGCGACGCCAGAAGAAGGCCGAGCGCGGTCAGGATCGCACCCGACCGCGCCAGCCACATCCAGTCCCCGGTCGCCGCCGACAGCCACACGGCGCCTGCGACCGTCGCAACCGATACCGCCCAGAACCCCAGGACGATGCGTCGCAGCGATGCGATGCCCTGCGCCATGCCTCAATCCCCCGCCATGCTGCGGACGAACTCCGCGATATCCGCCAGCACCGGCGGCGCCACCGGCCGCAGCGGCGCCAGCAGAGATCCGATGATGTCGATGTGCCCCACATCGCCATAGGTGATGACCTGCGCCCTGTATCCCGCGGCGCGTCGGCGGGTGGCGAGGCGCTCGCTCTGTTCCGGCAGCACTGTCCGGTCGGCCAGACCGTGCAGCAACAGCATCGGCGGGCCGGGACGATCGGCGAAGGTGATGGGCTGGGTCTCGGCACGGTTGGTGCCGCCGAACAGGTCCGCCAGGAAGCCGCCTGCCCGCAGCGGCAGGAAGTCGTAGGGTCCGGCGATGCCCACCACGCCCGCCGGCGCCGCCACGCCCCAGCGCGGGTCGAGCGCGAGCAGCATGGCGATATGCGCGCCGGCCGAATGTCCCGCCAGCACGCGCGCACCGCTTGGCAGGTCGGGTGCGCCTGCCGCCCAGCTCATCGCGAGCGCGCAATCCTCGACAAAGGTCGGGAAGCGCACCTGCGGGTAGAGCCGGTAGTTCGGTACTGCTGTCGCGATCCCGCGCGACGCGAAGGCCTCGCCCAGGAAGCCGTAGGTGTCCTTCGATCCGTTGCGCCATGCGCCGCCATGGAGGAACACGACCACGGGCGTATCGGCGGCCGCGGCCTCGGGCGTGTAGACATCCACGCGGTGCCGCGGCAGCGGGCCATAGGCGATGTCGCGCCGCACGACATATCCGCCGGACGGCGTGAGCGCCGCGGCGATGCGC from Roseomonas fluvialis encodes the following:
- a CDS encoding ABC transporter permease — protein: MSASARPARFRLLEPVMLLWVALVAALLVLVAAPLVKMLLISFEMQDTGEFTFENYLTAYGRQRYIDALRNSLMLGALSAAISTVIAVPMAWAVSRTDMPGKGFTWAMVLAAFIMPPYLGAIGWILLAGPNSGWINVTWRALTGATDPLVNVYTFTGMAFVIALHSFPLVFIFVKSALDLISSEMEDAANILGGGTWTTMRRVTLPLVWPSILGGFILIFLETIALFGTPAIIGIPARINVVTTQLWQFFEDPVRVEVAAAYAIPLLLITVAMIGVQKLLLSRKGFVSQTGKGGERRQVKLGPWRWVLFGWCLLVGLLAVIKPLTVLLQASFAKAWGRGFSLDNLTLRNYRFLLFEHDVAPQATWNTVWFSAASATMAIVLALLVAYIVVRRLMRFADVLGFIAMAPFVIPGIVMAIGFYAAYAGPPLSLYGSALLIILAFTARFLPIAYANSQAAIRAVHPEMEEAARILGSGRLHAILRITAPLLKTSLLGGWLVVFIVASRELSAAIFLVGPRTRTMSVLLYDLSEQGNFEVVSAFGGILLVITMVIVGIGMKLVGRDFMLRRE
- a CDS encoding sugar phosphate isomerase/epimerase family protein codes for the protein MSLIDRIGVDVGRKLKLEDAIDWAARNQVRHIDIQLDTGANAVTLFDDARCRDIRARAKANGVHIALHTLSAVNVAEYSPFLSEAVDAYLRAYIEVAPKLDAQWIVVHAGYHFTADVPMRMEAGRDRLARMVKHAEQHGALLLLENLNREPDNAEVHYLACSIDEWRYCYDAIHSPSFALSFTANHAHLLPPGVQGFVDAVPLDRVKEVRLADCWRNGFEEHLVPGQGDFDFGAMFALLESRGYRGAYTNAFGTLDDMQAARAYLVDKARAAGVATG
- a CDS encoding alpha/beta hydrolase; translation: MKRSRRALLAAGGALALPGCSPARIAAALTPSGGYVVRRDIAYGPLPRHRVDVYTPEAAAADTPVVVFLHGGAWRNGSKDTYGFLGEAFASRGIATAVPNYRLYPQVRFPTFVEDCALAMSWAAGAPDLPSGARVLAGHSAGAHIAMLLALDPRWGVAAPAGVVGIAGPYDFLPLRAGGFLADLFGGTNRAETQPITFADRPGPPMLLLHGLADRTVLPEQSERLATRRRAAGYRAQVITYGDVGHIDIIGSLLAPLRPVAPPVLADIAEFVRSMAGD
- a CDS encoding ABC transporter substrate-binding protein, giving the protein MFLIDRRQMLALAAWSAAASKAYAQAPMHPQERELYEAAKREGEITWYTGQYSADASEAAGRAFNERYPGVRCNVVRSTSQVAFQRLSQDFRAGVGQCDVFSSTNGGHYIQLKRQNRLVRFRPVNADGLLPILRTPDPDNFFQSSFLGIYLMGHNTNLVSEAEAPKSWTDVLDPKWKDKLAVGHPGFSGAIGLWALQMRTMFGPDYLRRFERNKPQVGRSSIDPVTMMTAGERSVGVAVPSASTLFAASRGNPLKLIYPTEGVIAALSPSAIPTNAPHPNAAKLFQEFQTGPALSTAVRLLFNESIRPDVPPPEGSRPLDQVTMLAPTLEQAERGVPEVREQWREIFGV